Proteins from a genomic interval of Sphingobacterium lactis:
- a CDS encoding amidohydrolase, translating to MKNFNTNLLFLFLIGFFASCTTNKQIDLIVYNAKVYTVDSAFSIVEAFAVNNGVIVELGDGQDLLNKYDAKDKIDAQGKFIYPGFYDAHAHFFMLAEAMDEVSLLGSTSFDEVIARIQDYKTKNPDKKWIIGNGWDQNLWETKDFPTRDSLDKYFPETPIYLTRVDYHAALVNGKALEKAGLDSAYLVDGGLISINEEGIPDGILVDNAMQLVKNHIPKQQNSALLKILRRAQDSLLSVGLTSIVDAGLTKDQIESLKIFYNEDSLAIRDYAMVMATPESIKEFLRSGTYESDKLTVRSFKLMADGALGSRGACLLHPYHDAPTQGFLLQNPEEFDKTIKRLANSNFQVNTHAIGDSANRIILDTYGKYLKDNQERRWRIEHAQIIAPGDFDKFKQFHIIPSVQPTHATSDMYWAEDRIGPYRIKGAYAYKKLLDEYGLLALGSDFPVEHFNPLYGFHAAVARVDSKGYPEGGFQMENAISREQALRGMTIWAAYSCFQEKKRGSIEKGKDADFIILEEDIMAADVAKLRNIKTLRTVIAGESVFIRKAG from the coding sequence ATGAAAAATTTTAATACTAACCTTCTATTTCTATTTCTCATTGGCTTCTTCGCAAGCTGTACCACCAATAAGCAAATCGATCTGATCGTTTACAATGCCAAAGTGTACACTGTAGACTCTGCATTTTCCATTGTGGAGGCGTTTGCCGTCAATAACGGGGTAATCGTTGAACTCGGCGATGGTCAGGATTTATTGAATAAATACGACGCAAAAGATAAGATTGACGCACAAGGTAAATTTATCTATCCGGGTTTTTACGACGCCCACGCCCATTTTTTCATGCTGGCAGAAGCAATGGATGAGGTCAGTCTCTTGGGATCAACATCCTTTGATGAGGTCATTGCCCGCATACAGGATTACAAGACCAAAAATCCAGATAAGAAATGGATCATCGGAAACGGTTGGGACCAGAACCTTTGGGAAACGAAGGACTTCCCAACACGGGACAGCCTGGATAAATACTTCCCTGAAACACCTATTTACTTAACCCGTGTGGATTACCACGCTGCCTTGGTCAACGGAAAAGCTTTGGAAAAAGCTGGCCTGGACAGTGCCTATCTGGTCGATGGCGGCTTGATCTCCATCAATGAGGAAGGCATACCGGACGGCATCCTGGTGGACAATGCCATGCAGTTGGTGAAAAACCACATTCCCAAACAACAGAATTCCGCCCTGCTCAAGATCCTACGCCGTGCACAGGACTCGCTGCTATCCGTAGGACTGACCAGCATCGTAGATGCCGGATTAACAAAAGATCAAATAGAATCCCTAAAGATTTTCTATAACGAAGATTCGTTGGCCATACGCGATTATGCCATGGTTATGGCGACACCTGAAAGCATCAAAGAATTCCTGCGATCAGGCACCTACGAGTCGGATAAACTTACCGTACGCTCCTTTAAACTGATGGCCGACGGGGCACTTGGATCCCGCGGAGCATGTCTCCTCCACCCGTACCATGATGCACCAACCCAAGGTTTCCTGCTCCAAAATCCCGAGGAATTTGACAAGACCATCAAACGGTTAGCCAACAGTAATTTCCAGGTGAACACCCATGCCATCGGGGATTCAGCAAACCGCATCATCTTAGACACCTACGGCAAGTACCTGAAGGATAATCAGGAGCGCCGCTGGCGGATCGAGCATGCGCAGATTATCGCACCGGGTGATTTCGATAAATTCAAGCAATTCCATATCATCCCTTCTGTACAACCTACCCACGCCACATCCGATATGTACTGGGCGGAGGACCGCATCGGACCGTACCGGATCAAAGGAGCCTATGCTTACAAAAAATTACTGGATGAGTATGGTCTACTGGCGTTGGGCAGTGATTTCCCCGTGGAACATTTCAATCCGTTGTATGGTTTCCACGCGGCAGTGGCACGTGTGGATAGCAAAGGCTATCCAGAAGGCGGTTTCCAAATGGAAAATGCCATCAGTAGGGAACAAGCCCTTCGTGGCATGACGATCTGGGCCGCTTACTCCTGCTTTCAAGAGAAGAAAAGGGGAAGCATCGAAAAAGGTAAGGATGCGGATTTTATCATCCTGGAAGAAGATATCATGGCTGCGGATGTTGCAAAGTTACGCAACATCAAGACCCTACGCACGGTAATCGCCGGGGAATCCGTGTTCATCCGAAAGGCTGGGTAA
- a CDS encoding BrxA/BrxB family bacilliredoxin, which produces MYPEYLVAPMRQELVDAGFQELKTAEEVDSAIPAEGTVFVVVNSVCGCAAANARPAAKHAVKNEKHPDKLVTVFAGMETDAVNKARQYMLPYPPSSPAMALFKDGKLVHMIERHMIEGRPAQMIADNLVAAFDEYC; this is translated from the coding sequence ATGTATCCAGAATATTTAGTAGCTCCCATGCGTCAGGAATTGGTAGACGCGGGATTCCAAGAACTGAAAACAGCTGAGGAAGTAGATTCTGCTATCCCTGCTGAAGGTACCGTATTCGTCGTAGTGAACTCGGTGTGTGGTTGTGCGGCAGCAAATGCGCGCCCAGCAGCAAAACACGCGGTGAAAAACGAAAAACACCCTGACAAATTAGTCACTGTATTCGCTGGAATGGAGACAGATGCAGTGAACAAAGCACGTCAGTACATGTTGCCTTACCCACCGTCATCGCCAGCAATGGCCTTGTTCAAGGATGGTAAATTGGTACACATGATAGAAAGACATATGATTGAAGGCCGTCCGGCACAAATGATCGCAGACAACCTAGTTGCTGCCTTCGACGAGTACTGCTAA
- the ahcY gene encoding adenosylhomocysteinase produces MSSLETTYVPYKVKDISLAEWGRKEIELAEAEMPGLMSLRKEFGASKPLKGARIAGCLHMTIQTAVLIETLVELGADVSWSSCNIFSTQDHAAAAIAAAGIPVYAWKGLTEEEFNWCIEQTLFFGEDRQPLNMILDDGGDLTNMVFDQFPELIDGIKGLSEETTTGVHRLYERMKNGTLHLPAINVNDSVTKSKFDNKYGCRESLVDAIRRATDLMLAGKVAVVAGYGDVGKGSAESLRSAGVRVIVTEIDPICALQAAMEGYEVKKMEDAIKEANIVVTTTGNKDIIRPEHFKAMKDKTVVCNIGHFDNEIDVAWLNGNYGTTKVEIKPQVDKYTIDGKDIILLAEGRLVNLGCATGHPSFVMSNSFTNQTLAQLELWTNTDQYEKQVYTLPKHLDEKVARLHLAHIGVELDELTPEQAEYIGVTVEGPYKPEAYRY; encoded by the coding sequence ATGTCATCATTAGAAACAACGTACGTGCCTTACAAAGTAAAAGATATCTCTTTAGCGGAGTGGGGTCGTAAAGAAATAGAATTAGCGGAAGCGGAAATGCCGGGTTTAATGTCCTTGCGTAAAGAATTCGGAGCGAGCAAGCCTTTAAAAGGAGCACGTATCGCCGGATGTTTGCACATGACCATTCAAACTGCGGTTTTGATCGAGACGTTGGTTGAATTGGGTGCTGATGTTTCCTGGTCATCCTGTAACATTTTTTCCACACAGGACCACGCCGCAGCGGCAATCGCAGCAGCAGGAATCCCTGTTTATGCTTGGAAAGGATTGACAGAAGAAGAATTTAACTGGTGTATCGAGCAGACCTTATTCTTCGGTGAAGACCGTCAGCCATTGAACATGATCCTTGATGACGGTGGTGACTTGACGAACATGGTATTCGATCAGTTTCCAGAGCTTATCGATGGCATTAAAGGACTGTCTGAAGAAACAACAACAGGTGTTCACCGTCTGTATGAGCGCATGAAGAACGGTACATTGCACCTTCCTGCCATCAACGTGAACGACTCCGTTACAAAATCTAAATTCGATAATAAATACGGATGTCGTGAGTCATTGGTGGATGCGATCCGCCGTGCTACGGATTTGATGCTTGCCGGAAAAGTAGCTGTCGTTGCCGGATACGGTGATGTAGGTAAGGGTTCTGCAGAATCCCTACGTTCAGCTGGTGTACGTGTGATCGTGACGGAAATCGACCCGATCTGTGCCCTTCAGGCAGCTATGGAAGGTTATGAAGTGAAGAAAATGGAGGATGCCATCAAGGAAGCCAATATTGTGGTAACCACAACAGGTAATAAAGATATTATCCGTCCGGAACACTTCAAAGCAATGAAAGATAAAACGGTGGTTTGTAATATCGGTCACTTCGATAATGAAATCGATGTAGCTTGGTTGAACGGTAACTACGGTACAACTAAAGTGGAGATCAAACCGCAGGTAGATAAATACACAATCGATGGCAAGGATATTATCCTATTAGCTGAAGGTCGTTTGGTGAACTTGGGTTGTGCTACTGGCCACCCATCATTCGTGATGTCTAACTCCTTTACCAACCAGACATTGGCACAATTGGAGTTGTGGACCAACACCGATCAATACGAGAAACAAGTATACACCTTGCCGAAGCACTTGGATGAGAAAGTTGCTCGTTTGCACTTGGCACATATCGGTGTGGAACTTGATGAACTTACTCCAGAGCAAGCTGAATATATCGGGGTAACAGTTGAAGGTCCTTACAAACCTGAAGCTTACCGTTACTAA
- a CDS encoding AAA family ATPase, with product MEESSTSLIKIAVVGPESTGKSTMAQYLAQQLDTICVPEYARYYCQDLNNQYTVQDEVNMYYGQIALEDSLIPLAKQNLLICDTTILTVKIWTDHLFGSTPAVVTDAIKSRQYDLYLLMDIDLPWEDDPLRDFPNEREHFLKIWKKELANLGAQVALVSGLGEERLKNGLESVTRFLDTKKIRNT from the coding sequence ATGGAGGAATCGAGTACAAGTCTGATCAAGATTGCCGTGGTAGGCCCCGAATCTACGGGAAAATCAACCATGGCCCAATACCTCGCGCAACAATTGGATACCATCTGTGTCCCCGAATATGCGCGCTATTATTGCCAGGACCTGAACAATCAATACACCGTCCAGGATGAGGTCAACATGTACTATGGACAGATTGCCCTCGAGGACTCCCTGATCCCCTTGGCAAAGCAGAACCTACTGATCTGCGATACGACGATCCTAACGGTTAAGATATGGACCGACCATCTTTTCGGCTCTACACCTGCAGTCGTTACCGATGCCATCAAGAGCCGACAATATGATCTGTACCTGCTCATGGACATTGACCTCCCTTGGGAAGATGACCCCTTACGCGATTTCCCAAATGAAAGGGAGCATTTCCTGAAGATATGGAAAAAGGAACTCGCAAACCTAGGAGCACAAGTCGCCCTCGTTTCTGGATTGGGAGAAGAACGGCTGAAAAACGGATTGGAAAGTGTCACACGTTTCCTCGATACAAAGAAGATACGGAACACATAG
- the pnuC gene encoding nicotinamide riboside transporter PnuC, whose amino-acid sequence MQDFLSQLFQQFLQTSALEWLATTTGFLCVYLAAKQNIWNWPISIISVLTYLYIFYHNKLYGDSVLQIYFLGTAVYGWYYWNKRAHSEDKPISSFTTKQMVATVVVILVLAAGLGYALDTYTDSDVPYADGFCTATSFVAQFLMTRKVLQNWLLWVFVDICYIPLYFHKDLLLTAVLYLAFAIIAWNGYRDWQKTYRNFQ is encoded by the coding sequence ATGCAAGATTTTCTCTCTCAACTTTTCCAGCAATTCCTACAAACATCAGCCCTGGAATGGCTCGCAACCACCACCGGTTTCCTCTGTGTTTACCTGGCTGCCAAGCAAAATATCTGGAATTGGCCCATCAGCATAATCTCGGTCCTCACCTACCTCTATATTTTCTATCATAACAAATTATACGGCGATTCGGTCCTGCAGATCTATTTTCTGGGCACCGCGGTATATGGATGGTATTATTGGAATAAACGTGCCCATTCGGAAGACAAGCCCATCAGTTCCTTCACGACCAAGCAAATGGTCGCCACGGTTGTGGTCATTCTCGTGCTTGCTGCAGGGTTGGGTTATGCACTGGACACCTACACCGACTCGGATGTACCCTATGCCGATGGATTCTGTACGGCGACCAGCTTTGTGGCGCAGTTTCTGATGACGCGGAAGGTCCTACAAAATTGGCTGCTCTGGGTGTTCGTCGATATCTGCTACATCCCGCTCTATTTCCACAAGGACCTTCTGCTAACTGCCGTCCTATACCTAGCTTTTGCCATCATTGCCTGGAATGGATATCGGGATTGGCAGAAAACCTATCGGAATTTTCAGTAA
- a CDS encoding ribonuclease H-like YkuK family protein: protein MEWQKYNGETIKLPIWSAVEETLIREKDAGNKLKVYIGTDSQVKRGVVEFATVIVFLREHRGGFMFIHKDRKTHNMTIKERMLLEVQHSIETAYELCPLLDQYQIDLEVHADINTNPNFQSNTALKEAMGYILGMGFIFKAKPESFASTNCANKLVQ from the coding sequence ATGGAATGGCAAAAATACAATGGAGAAACCATCAAGCTACCGATCTGGTCAGCAGTTGAGGAAACCCTTATCCGAGAAAAGGATGCCGGCAATAAGCTGAAGGTCTATATCGGAACCGACTCACAGGTGAAGCGTGGCGTTGTGGAATTTGCTACCGTCATCGTCTTCCTTCGGGAACATCGCGGTGGCTTTATGTTTATCCACAAGGACCGCAAGACCCACAACATGACCATCAAGGAACGCATGCTGCTGGAGGTACAGCACTCCATCGAAACAGCATACGAGCTATGCCCACTCTTAGACCAATATCAGATTGACCTGGAGGTCCACGCCGACATCAACACCAATCCAAATTTCCAGTCTAATACCGCCCTGAAAGAAGCCATGGGCTATATCTTGGGTATGGGGTTTATCTTCAAGGCGAAACCCGAGTCTTTTGCGAGTACAAACTGTGCGAATAAATTAGTGCAGTAA
- the upp gene encoding uracil phosphoribosyltransferase has protein sequence MATILTKQNTIANHFLAELRNVNVQQDRMRFRRNLERLGEIMAYEISKTFEYAQVEVDTPLGVAETSLILNQPVIATIIRAGLPFHQGFLNYFDGADSGFIAAYRHTKKSGEFEVHKKYQNCPNLDDKIVIVADPMLATGRSLVLCCKDLLSDYDIKELHIATVIASEEGLQHVKAFLPEAHVWVGAVDNELTSKSYIVPGLGDAGDLAYGNKE, from the coding sequence ATGGCAACTATCTTAACAAAACAGAACACGATCGCCAACCATTTCTTGGCGGAGCTTAGAAATGTAAACGTTCAACAGGACAGGATGCGGTTCCGAAGAAACCTGGAACGCCTTGGGGAAATCATGGCCTACGAAATCAGCAAGACCTTCGAATATGCACAGGTGGAGGTGGATACTCCATTGGGGGTGGCCGAGACTAGCCTGATCCTGAACCAGCCAGTGATTGCGACCATCATTCGGGCGGGATTACCTTTCCATCAAGGGTTTCTGAATTATTTCGATGGGGCCGACAGTGGTTTTATTGCTGCCTACCGCCATACCAAAAAGAGCGGTGAGTTCGAGGTCCACAAGAAATACCAGAACTGTCCTAACTTGGATGATAAAATTGTGATCGTGGCGGATCCGATGCTGGCGACCGGGCGTAGCCTGGTGCTCTGCTGTAAGGACCTGTTGAGCGACTACGACATCAAGGAACTGCACATCGCGACGGTGATCGCTTCTGAGGAAGGGTTGCAGCATGTGAAGGCATTTTTACCTGAAGCCCATGTCTGGGTGGGTGCAGTGGATAATGAACTGACCAGCAAGTCGTACATCGTACCGGGACTGGGCGATGCTGGGGACTTGGCCTATGGCAACAAGGAATAG
- the uvrB gene encoding excinuclease ABC subunit UvrB translates to MKFQLTSEYRPTGDQPSAIQQLVTGVDQGEVYQTLLGVTGSGKTFTVANVIQETQKPTLILSHNKTLAAQLYGEFKQFFPDNAVNYFVSYYDYYQPEAFIASSNTYIEKDLAINEEIEKLRLATTSALMSGRRDVIVVSSVSCIYGMGNPEDFSRSIFRFGVGTTISRNAFLHKLVEILYARTTAEFKRGTFRVKGDTIDVYPAYKDTAYRISFFGDDIDELSEIDPVSGKTLEKHETLALFPANLFVTPKEKFTQSIWQIQDELVMRKAQLENDGKMLEAKRLEERVNYDLEMMRELGYCSGIENYSRFFDGRQPGMRPFCLLDYFPDDYLLVIDESHVTIPQLRAMYGGDRSRKISLVEHGFRLPAALDNRPLNFPEFESLTNQTIYVSATPGDYELQQTEGVFVEQVIRPTGLLDPVVEVRPAINQVDDFLEEVDKTIKEGGRILATTLTKRMAEELTKYMTRLNIKVRYIHSEVKTLERVEILRGLRLGEFDVLVGVNLLREGLDLPEVTLVAILDADKEGFLRSERSLIQTIGRAARNDKGRVIMYADKMTDSMRITIEETDRRRDKQIAYNQEHGITPRTVGKTKEEILEQTSVANFNGEAKIYVEPEPGATVAADPLIEYMSEKDMKKAIETVRKRMEKAAKEMEFLEAAKLRDEMFALEKAFDDKFGK, encoded by the coding sequence ATGAAATTTCAATTGACATCAGAATATAGACCTACCGGCGATCAACCTTCCGCAATCCAACAATTGGTGACGGGCGTTGATCAAGGAGAGGTGTACCAGACCCTATTGGGGGTTACCGGATCAGGTAAGACATTTACCGTGGCCAACGTCATTCAAGAGACGCAGAAGCCAACCCTGATCCTTAGCCATAACAAGACGCTGGCTGCCCAATTGTACGGGGAGTTCAAGCAATTCTTCCCCGATAATGCGGTGAATTACTTTGTGTCCTATTATGACTACTACCAGCCGGAAGCATTCATCGCCAGCTCGAACACGTATATCGAAAAGGATTTGGCAATCAATGAGGAGATTGAAAAGCTCCGATTGGCAACCACATCGGCACTTATGTCGGGCCGTCGCGATGTTATCGTGGTGTCATCGGTATCCTGTATTTACGGTATGGGTAATCCGGAGGATTTCTCCAGATCCATCTTCCGTTTTGGCGTCGGTACGACCATCAGCAGAAATGCTTTCCTCCATAAACTTGTGGAGATTCTGTATGCACGGACGACCGCTGAATTTAAGCGGGGTACATTCCGTGTTAAGGGAGATACCATCGATGTGTATCCGGCATACAAGGATACGGCCTATCGGATTTCCTTCTTTGGCGATGATATCGATGAGCTGAGTGAGATCGATCCAGTATCCGGTAAGACTTTGGAGAAACACGAGACCCTCGCGTTATTTCCGGCGAATCTCTTCGTTACGCCGAAGGAGAAATTCACGCAATCCATCTGGCAGATCCAAGATGAGTTGGTGATGCGCAAGGCGCAACTGGAAAATGATGGGAAGATGTTGGAGGCAAAACGCTTGGAAGAACGGGTAAATTACGACTTGGAGATGATGCGGGAATTGGGATACTGTTCGGGTATCGAGAACTACTCCCGATTCTTCGACGGTCGTCAGCCGGGTATGCGTCCTTTCTGTCTCCTGGATTATTTCCCGGATGATTACCTGTTGGTGATCGATGAAAGCCATGTGACCATTCCGCAGCTGCGCGCAATGTACGGCGGTGACCGTTCGCGGAAAATATCCCTTGTGGAACACGGATTCCGGCTACCGGCAGCCTTGGACAACCGTCCCTTGAACTTTCCGGAGTTTGAATCCCTGACGAATCAGACGATCTATGTTTCGGCCACACCGGGCGATTACGAGCTGCAACAGACCGAAGGTGTTTTTGTGGAACAGGTGATCCGCCCGACCGGTCTACTCGATCCGGTGGTGGAAGTACGACCTGCTATCAACCAAGTCGACGACTTCCTGGAAGAAGTGGATAAAACCATCAAAGAAGGTGGTCGTATCCTGGCAACCACACTGACCAAGCGGATGGCAGAGGAACTGACCAAATACATGACGCGATTGAACATCAAGGTGCGCTACATCCATTCCGAAGTAAAGACCCTGGAACGCGTGGAGATCCTGCGGGGCTTGCGCTTGGGTGAGTTTGATGTGCTGGTTGGGGTTAACCTTCTGCGGGAGGGATTGGACCTGCCGGAAGTGACTTTGGTGGCCATATTGGATGCCGATAAGGAAGGGTTCCTTCGTTCGGAGCGGTCCTTGATCCAGACCATTGGACGGGCGGCACGTAACGACAAGGGACGGGTCATCATGTATGCCGATAAGATGACAGACAGTATGCGTATCACCATCGAAGAGACAGATCGCAGACGGGATAAGCAAATCGCATACAACCAGGAGCATGGCATTACGCCGAGAACGGTAGGGAAAACCAAAGAAGAGATCTTGGAACAGACCTCTGTGGCGAACTTCAATGGGGAAGCGAAAATCTACGTGGAACCTGAACCTGGCGCAACTGTAGCTGCCGATCCGCTTATCGAGTACATGAGCGAAAAGGATATGAAAAAAGCCATCGAAACAGTGAGAAAACGGATGGAAAAAGCAGCCAAGGAAATGGAATTCCTGGAAGCTGCGAAATTGCGGGACGAGATGTTCGCCCTGGAAAAAGCTTTCGACGACAAATTCGGAAAATAA
- a CDS encoding SusD/RagB family nutrient-binding outer membrane lipoprotein: MKNLYTFLLIGASTLALGSCSKFEEINTNPETTNVVTPAMIATRVIVNMANQPSQKAFMMPYLLNKNIVWTEFVESYQYNGGFNSGQLNFTSINDLASMVKFAPTEKLAKSYEGLMYFSRALKFFNTTMDLGDIPYAEALKGESDKNYFPKYDTQKDVLLGVLKELELADKAFSEGENFSGDPIYKGNTTSWRKLTNSFMLHVLIQLSKKESDADLNIKSRFRTIVSNKPIFASNSDNYELKRANKSGQLYPFYKVGNNFTIYPIISSEIIEPLKSREDRRLFFYANPSEKRIAEGKSPAAFDAYAGIDPSLPFDVVTSIKNTKDFSKLNNRYLDIPTGEPTQQLSYAQLCLVIAEAATRGWIADQPVDWYKKGIQASMEFIQTNTPNAEGYTHGMPLSNDYIASHVQKMGSKFPTATEARIEEIITEKYLASFLQSEFMTYYDYRRTGFPKWKINPSTSLNSEAPTKIPVRWKYPAVENNYNSQHLDEAVKRQFNGTDDINQLIWLLK; this comes from the coding sequence ATGAAAAATTTATATACATTCCTTCTTATCGGTGCCAGCACATTGGCCCTGGGATCATGTTCCAAATTTGAGGAAATCAATACCAATCCGGAAACCACCAATGTGGTTACCCCGGCCATGATTGCCACGCGCGTAATCGTAAATATGGCCAATCAACCTAGCCAGAAGGCATTTATGATGCCTTATCTATTGAACAAGAATATCGTATGGACGGAGTTTGTGGAAAGCTACCAATACAATGGTGGGTTCAATAGCGGCCAATTGAACTTCACTTCGATCAATGACCTTGCATCCATGGTCAAATTCGCACCAACGGAAAAACTGGCCAAATCCTACGAAGGCCTCATGTATTTCTCCCGTGCCCTGAAATTCTTCAATACCACCATGGATCTGGGCGACATCCCTTACGCCGAAGCACTTAAAGGAGAATCCGACAAGAACTACTTCCCTAAATACGATACGCAAAAGGATGTGCTATTGGGTGTGTTGAAGGAGTTGGAATTGGCTGACAAAGCTTTTTCGGAGGGCGAGAACTTTTCGGGAGATCCCATCTACAAGGGCAATACCACCTCATGGCGGAAACTGACGAACAGTTTTATGCTCCATGTCCTGATTCAGTTGAGCAAGAAAGAATCGGATGCAGATTTAAATATTAAGAGTCGCTTTCGGACAATCGTATCCAACAAGCCGATCTTTGCGTCCAACAGCGACAATTACGAACTTAAACGAGCGAACAAAAGCGGACAGCTGTACCCTTTCTACAAAGTGGGAAATAATTTCACGATCTACCCGATCATATCTTCTGAAATCATAGAACCTTTGAAATCCCGGGAGGACAGAAGGTTATTCTTCTATGCAAATCCTTCAGAAAAACGGATTGCCGAGGGGAAATCCCCAGCGGCATTCGATGCCTATGCGGGGATTGATCCATCCTTACCTTTTGATGTCGTAACGAGCATCAAGAATACGAAAGACTTCTCGAAATTGAACAACAGGTATTTGGATATCCCTACCGGCGAGCCTACGCAGCAGTTATCTTATGCTCAGTTATGCTTAGTGATCGCTGAGGCCGCCACACGCGGATGGATTGCCGATCAACCGGTAGACTGGTACAAAAAAGGTATCCAGGCATCCATGGAATTTATTCAGACCAATACGCCGAACGCGGAAGGGTATACGCATGGCATGCCGCTATCGAATGACTATATCGCTTCGCATGTCCAAAAAATGGGCAGTAAATTCCCAACCGCAACGGAAGCACGAATTGAGGAAATCATCACCGAGAAATACTTGGCGAGCTTCCTACAATCTGAATTCATGACCTATTACGATTACAGAAGGACAGGTTTTCCGAAATGGAAGATCAACCCTTCGACGAGTCTGAATTCCGAAGCACCAACGAAGATTCCGGTGCGTTGGAAGTACCCTGCCGTGGAGAACAATTACAATAGCCAACACTTGGATGAGGCGGTAAAACGTCAATTCAACGGAACGGATGACATCAATCAGCTCATCTGGTTATTGAAATAA